The Burkholderia pyrrocinia genome includes a window with the following:
- a CDS encoding ISNCY family transposase: MNATGTITMTMREVDRLKVIEAVAECRLKPGQAAERLELSVRQVERLVQRYRAAGVAGLVSGKRGRPSNHQLPAGKAQRALALIRERYADFGPTLACEKLRECHGIDLAAETVRTLMMASGLWIPRKQRPPKVYQPRNRRACLGELIQIDGSDHRWFEDRAPACTLLVFIDDATGRLMTLHFTANESTFSYFEALSKYLDSHGKPIAFYSDKASVFYVKKRSETAGKGVTQFGRALYELNIDAFCANTSQAKGRVERANLTLQDRLVKELRLRGISTREAANAYAPSFIADFNRRFGKPPRSDHDAHRSLRADEDLRQILSYRVPRRVSNALTVQYDRVMYLLADSAVNRNLVHEYVEVVEYPDGLIEVQANGVALSCRQYDRITCIDQGAEVENKRLSSALEVARRVQTMRDDRRAAGSPSRTHCGAEVQAKKALIGLKKQRAIELADLNQAILEVSVEGIRGRGAASPPHPNPINKDKEKPKHRDISI; encoded by the coding sequence ATGAACGCGACTGGGACGATCACTATGACGATGCGCGAAGTGGATCGACTGAAGGTCATTGAGGCGGTAGCCGAGTGCCGGCTCAAACCGGGCCAGGCAGCCGAACGGCTGGAACTGAGCGTGCGGCAAGTTGAACGCCTCGTGCAGCGCTATCGAGCGGCCGGCGTCGCAGGATTGGTGTCAGGCAAGCGTGGGCGCCCGAGCAATCATCAATTGCCCGCGGGCAAGGCGCAACGGGCGCTGGCATTGATTCGTGAGCGCTACGCCGATTTCGGGCCGACGCTGGCCTGCGAGAAGCTACGTGAATGTCATGGCATCGATCTGGCTGCCGAGACGGTTCGTACGCTGATGATGGCCTCCGGCCTATGGATTCCGCGCAAACAGCGTCCGCCGAAGGTCTATCAGCCGCGCAACCGCCGCGCGTGCCTGGGCGAACTGATCCAGATCGATGGCAGTGACCATCGATGGTTCGAGGATCGGGCGCCAGCCTGCACGCTGCTGGTGTTCATCGACGACGCGACTGGACGACTGATGACGCTGCACTTCACGGCGAACGAGTCGACCTTCAGCTATTTCGAGGCGCTGTCGAAGTATCTGGATTCGCATGGCAAGCCGATCGCGTTCTATAGCGACAAGGCCAGCGTCTTTTACGTAAAGAAGCGCTCGGAGACGGCGGGCAAAGGCGTCACGCAGTTTGGCCGAGCTCTGTACGAGCTCAATATCGACGCATTCTGTGCTAACACGAGCCAAGCCAAAGGGCGTGTGGAGCGGGCGAACCTGACGCTGCAGGACCGGCTGGTCAAGGAACTCCGATTGCGCGGAATCAGTACGCGGGAGGCCGCCAATGCGTATGCGCCCTCCTTCATCGCTGACTTCAATCGGCGCTTCGGCAAACCGCCGAGGAGCGACCACGACGCGCACCGATCGCTGCGCGCTGATGAGGATCTGAGGCAGATCTTGTCCTATCGCGTGCCACGCAGGGTATCCAATGCGTTGACGGTGCAGTACGACCGCGTGATGTACCTGCTGGCCGATTCGGCGGTCAATCGGAACCTCGTGCACGAATATGTCGAAGTTGTTGAGTATCCCGATGGCTTGATTGAGGTCCAGGCAAACGGTGTGGCGCTGTCGTGTCGGCAATACGATCGCATCACGTGCATCGATCAGGGCGCAGAGGTCGAGAACAAGCGGCTGTCTAGCGCACTGGAAGTCGCGCGGCGCGTCCAGACCATGCGTGACGATCGCCGCGCAGCCGGCTCACCGTCGCGTACTCATTGCGGTGCAGAAGTCCAGGCTAAGAAGGCGCTCATCGGGCTGAAGAAGCAGCGTGCCATCGAGCTTGCCGACCTGAATCAAGCCATTCTTGAGGTCAGCGTCGAAGGAATCAGGGGACGGGGGGCGGCTTCGCCGCCCCACCCCAACCCCATAAACAAAGACAAGGAAAAACCCAAACACCGCGACATTTCAATTTAG